The sequence CAGCACCTACCCCAAACGCCTAAATATTCAATATCTCCCATATTGTGCATTGGAGACATCAGAGCATCATCTAACTCTGTTCGATCATATTCCATATAGCTGATTTCTACGCCTGTATCTTGAACTCGAAGATTTTCAGCATTGAAGCCACCAAGTTTACCTAAATAAAACCACGAATCTAATAGCTCTTCAATATATTGTTGTTCCATTCTCGAAGGAACAGTAGGAAATTCTAACCAAATCCAAACATCAAAAGGATTAAATTCTCTAAATTGTATTTCCATAGTTTTTAATCGTAAGTTAGGTAAGAATAAGTGAGTGTTTGTTTATCAATTTAATAGATGGGTCGAAAACCCCACCCTAAAGGGGTGATTCTTGATTGCCAATATACTCTTTAATCTTCGCAATTGGCGCACCTCCACAACTGACACAAAAATAGCTAGGACTCCACA comes from Coleofasciculaceae cyanobacterium and encodes:
- a CDS encoding DUF3531 family protein, which translates into the protein MEIQFREFNPFDVWIWLEFPTVPSRMEQQYIEELLDSWFYLGKLGGFNAENLRVQDTGVEISYMEYDRTELDDALMSPMHNMGDIEYLGVWGRCWFDLGTSDLIAIDILINAINQLSKEFVQIERIIIGGENEDWPVNKNTDSVFYSN